From the Phyllopteryx taeniolatus isolate TA_2022b chromosome 16, UOR_Ptae_1.2, whole genome shotgun sequence genome, one window contains:
- the LOC133466578 gene encoding tubulin epsilon and delta complex protein 2 isoform X2: protein MPGSVEAPVSKPLCKIKSVKILGKKCSRKRSNKSNMSLLTAVETAIKSCKEERVRVNGRIHFYRELLQSLAAPDEPETTNDAPTDTATSNPVEMEEMKLLEQALQKALYVRTGTRLSSQVPEGNKPTQLRKDLGAIPKQATSKASSAFKGNQTASRSTLKSAGSDKKVPKKPGTSLKSSATCGPGKCKSTVGKYVNTTDLRSTHRQASKSVQHTASVSTSARSSSPHGEDLTRVAAAASPHAGDTADDTLPQPRRLRSEQRAQWISLRLKQNRMWDKAMAAQRKPAPGRSRFMERVRATDWPRGSPEQIGSLVGRLNRRADELAQQCQTMDLLDQQTPELGAEPGMKENRCSCLTPERLQITAVELQRVAERAKQEWEAWDRWRPEGGCLYAAGPAEDEAIARHLPVTVTYTSEAELRQLEAIRMRLALLRQEIYLQQALLDALSPQLASIVPSCPDRSVLRDVYSLLGEGGQRFPAIILESEPE from the exons ATGCCAGGAAGTGTTGAGGCGCCCGTTTCCAAACCTCTTTGTAAAATCAAAAGCGTCAAAATACTCGGAAAGAAATGCAGTAGAAAG CGGTCAAATAAGTCAAATATGTCGCTGCTTACCGCCGTCGAGACAGCCATCAAGTCGTGCAAAGAAGAACGGGTGAGGGTGAATGGACGCATTCACTTCTACAGAGAACTACTACAAAGCCT GGCAGCTCCTGATGAACCAGAAACAACAAATGATGCTCCGACCG ACACAGCAACATCAAACCCAGTGGAAATGGAAGAAATGAAACTGCTTGAGCAAGCGTTACAAAAAGCCCTTTATGTGCGCACCGGCACAAGGCTTTCTAGTCAAGTCCCAGAGGGAAACAAACCCACTCAGCTTCGAAAGGACCTCGGTGCCATACCCAAACAGGCTACTTCAAAAGCCTCGTCTGCTTTCAAAGGAAATCAGACGGCCAGCAGATCGACACTCAAGTCTGCCGGTAGTGACAAAAAAGTGCCCAAAAAGCCTGGAACATCATTGAAATCCTCAGCCACTTGCGGTCCTGGAAAGTGTAAAAGCACCGTTGGTAAATATGTGAACACGACCGATCTGAGGAGCACGCATCGTCAGGCTTCAAAAAGTGTCCAGCACACTGCCTCGGTGAGCACAAGTGCTAGAAGCAGCTCGCCGCATGGTGAGGACCTGACCAGAGTTGCAGCTGCAGCTTCACCTCACGCAGGAGACACAGCAGATGACACTCTGCCTCAACCAAGGag ATTACGGAGTGAGCAGAGAGCACAGTGGATCTCTCTCAGGCTCAAGCAAAACAG AATGTGGGACAAAGCGATGGCCGCTCAAAGGAAACCTGCGCCCGGGAGGAGTCGCTTCATGGAGAGAGTGAGAGCAACG GACTGGCCACGTGGAAGCCCGGAGCAGATCGGAAGTCTGGTTGGCAGACTAAATCGCCGGGCTGATGAACTGGCCCAGCAGTGCCAGACAATGGACCTTCTGGATCAGCAAACCCCAGAGCTGGGCGCGGAACCGG GGATGAAAGAAAACAGGTGTTCCTGTCTAACGCCTGAGCGATTGCAAATAACAGCAGTGGAGCTCCAGAGAGTTGCAGAGCGAGCAAAACAAG AGTGGGAAGCATGGGATCGATGGAGGCCAGAGGGAGGTTGTCTTTACGCCGCCGGGCCAGCGGAAGATGAGGCAATCGCACGTCATCTGCCCGTGACTGTCACTTACACCTCGGAGGCTGAGCTGCGGCAGCTGGAGGCAATCAGGATGAGACTTGCTCTGCTGCGGCAGGAGATTTACCTCCAGCAG GCTCTGCTGGACGCTCTGTCCCCCCAGCTGGCCTCCATCGTCCCCTCGTGTCCCGACCGAAGTGTGTTGAGAGACGTGTACTCCCTACTGGGTGAAGGAGGTCAACGTTTCCCTGCCATCATCCTGGAGTCTGAGCCAGAGTAA
- the LOC133466578 gene encoding tubulin epsilon and delta complex protein 2 isoform X4, giving the protein MEEMKLLEQALQKALYVRTGTRLSSQVPEGNKPTQLRKDLGAIPKQATSKASSAFKGNQTASRSTLKSAGSDKKVPKKPGTSLKSSATCGPGKCKSTVGKYVNTTDLRSTHRQASKSVQHTASVSTSARSSSPHGEDLTRVAAAASPHAGDTADDTLPQPRRLRSEQRAQWISLRLKQNRMWDKAMAAQRKPAPGRSRFMERVRATFPKDWPRGSPEQIGSLVGRLNRRADELAQQCQTMDLLDQQTPELGAEPGMKENRCSCLTPERLQITAVELQRVAERAKQEWEAWDRWRPEGGCLYAAGPAEDEAIARHLPVTVTYTSEAELRQLEAIRMRLALLRQEIYLQQALLDALSPQLASIVPSCPDRSVLRDVYSLLGEGGQRFPAIILESEPE; this is encoded by the exons ATGGAAGAAATGAAACTGCTTGAGCAAGCGTTACAAAAAGCCCTTTATGTGCGCACCGGCACAAGGCTTTCTAGTCAAGTCCCAGAGGGAAACAAACCCACTCAGCTTCGAAAGGACCTCGGTGCCATACCCAAACAGGCTACTTCAAAAGCCTCGTCTGCTTTCAAAGGAAATCAGACGGCCAGCAGATCGACACTCAAGTCTGCCGGTAGTGACAAAAAAGTGCCCAAAAAGCCTGGAACATCATTGAAATCCTCAGCCACTTGCGGTCCTGGAAAGTGTAAAAGCACCGTTGGTAAATATGTGAACACGACCGATCTGAGGAGCACGCATCGTCAGGCTTCAAAAAGTGTCCAGCACACTGCCTCGGTGAGCACAAGTGCTAGAAGCAGCTCGCCGCATGGTGAGGACCTGACCAGAGTTGCAGCTGCAGCTTCACCTCACGCAGGAGACACAGCAGATGACACTCTGCCTCAACCAAGGag ATTACGGAGTGAGCAGAGAGCACAGTGGATCTCTCTCAGGCTCAAGCAAAACAG AATGTGGGACAAAGCGATGGCCGCTCAAAGGAAACCTGCGCCCGGGAGGAGTCGCTTCATGGAGAGAGTGAGAGCAACG TTTCCTAAGGACTGGCCACGTGGAAGCCCGGAGCAGATCGGAAGTCTGGTTGGCAGACTAAATCGCCGGGCTGATGAACTGGCCCAGCAGTGCCAGACAATGGACCTTCTGGATCAGCAAACCCCAGAGCTGGGCGCGGAACCGG GGATGAAAGAAAACAGGTGTTCCTGTCTAACGCCTGAGCGATTGCAAATAACAGCAGTGGAGCTCCAGAGAGTTGCAGAGCGAGCAAAACAAG AGTGGGAAGCATGGGATCGATGGAGGCCAGAGGGAGGTTGTCTTTACGCCGCCGGGCCAGCGGAAGATGAGGCAATCGCACGTCATCTGCCCGTGACTGTCACTTACACCTCGGAGGCTGAGCTGCGGCAGCTGGAGGCAATCAGGATGAGACTTGCTCTGCTGCGGCAGGAGATTTACCTCCAGCAG GCTCTGCTGGACGCTCTGTCCCCCCAGCTGGCCTCCATCGTCCCCTCGTGTCCCGACCGAAGTGTGTTGAGAGACGTGTACTCCCTACTGGGTGAAGGAGGTCAACGTTTCCCTGCCATCATCCTGGAGTCTGAGCCAGAGTAA
- the hmox2b gene encoding heme oxygenase 2, protein MATTTESVSNGEGPVNEEKGDTLRPDDLSEMLAAGTKDVHEKAENTQFVKDFLRGRIRKELFKLGAVALYFTYTAMEEEIEINKDHPHFAPLYFPSELHRHEALGRDLEYFYGPEWKSQISCSPATQRYVDRIHQVGRDDPALLVAHAYTRYMGDLSGGQVLKKVAQRALKLPPTGEGLEFYQFDAIDSAKAFKQLYRSRMNELELDAETKKSLVDEAIKAFQFNMEVFEELEEIGKTFQEEVSEAGMPIHGDTGGDISKCPYYAAKMATTGGTAYACQLAMAVLRHPTGQVLIATWFAALAGLAAWWILWSVWMPAGI, encoded by the exons ATGGCCACAACGACAGAGAGCGTGTCCAATGGAGAAGGGCCTGTGAACGAGGAGAAAGGAGACACCCTCAG GCCCGATGATTTATCTGAGATGTTGGCTGCTGGTACCAAAGATGTTCATGAAAAGGCTGAGAATACACAATTTGTAAAGGACTTCCTCAGGGGGCGAATCCGCAAAGAGCTCTTCAAG CTGGGTGCCGTAGCTCTGTACTTCACCTACACCGCCATGGAGGAGGAAATCGAAATAAACAAGGACCACCCCCATTTCGCCCCGCTTTATTTTCCGTCGGAGCTGCACCGCCACGAGGCGCTGGGCCGTGACCTCGAATACTTCTACGGCCCAGAATGGAAGAGCCAGATCAGCTGCTCCCCGGCCACCCAACGCTACGTGGACCGCATCCACCAAGTGGGCCGGGATGACCCGGCGTTGCTGGTGGCCCACGCCTACACCCGCTACATGGGTGACCTGTCGGGGGGTCAGGTGCTGAAGAAGGTGGCGCAGAGAGCCCTGAAGCTCCCCCCCACTGGAGAGGGCCTGGAGTTCTACCAGTTCGACGCCATCGACAGCGCCAAGGCCTTCAAGCAGCTTTACCGCAGCCGCATGAACGAGCTGGAACTCGACGCGGAGACCAAGAAGAGCCTGGTGGACGAGGCCATTAAGGCCTTCCAGTTCAACATGGAG GTTTTCGAGGAGCTGGAGGAAATCGGGAAAACCTTCCAGGAGGAGGTTTCTGAAGCTGGAATGCCCATTCATGGAGACACGGGAGGTGACATCAGCAAATGCCCCTATTACGCTGCCAAAATGG CAACGACGGGTGGGACGGCGTACGCATGCCAGCTGGCCATGGCCGTTCTGCGTCACCCCACCGGGCAGGTCCTCATCGCCACGTGGTTCGCCGCCTTAGCCGGCCTGGCCGCCTG GTGGATTCTCTGGTCTGTCTGGATGCCAGCTGGGATCTGA
- the LOC133466578 gene encoding tubulin epsilon and delta complex protein 2 isoform X1, whose amino-acid sequence MPGSVEAPVSKPLCKIKSVKILGKKCSRKRSNKSNMSLLTAVETAIKSCKEERVRVNGRIHFYRELLQSLAAPDEPETTNDAPTDTATSNPVEMEEMKLLEQALQKALYVRTGTRLSSQVPEGNKPTQLRKDLGAIPKQATSKASSAFKGNQTASRSTLKSAGSDKKVPKKPGTSLKSSATCGPGKCKSTVGKYVNTTDLRSTHRQASKSVQHTASVSTSARSSSPHGEDLTRVAAAASPHAGDTADDTLPQPRRLRSEQRAQWISLRLKQNRMWDKAMAAQRKPAPGRSRFMERVRATFPKDWPRGSPEQIGSLVGRLNRRADELAQQCQTMDLLDQQTPELGAEPGMKENRCSCLTPERLQITAVELQRVAERAKQEWEAWDRWRPEGGCLYAAGPAEDEAIARHLPVTVTYTSEAELRQLEAIRMRLALLRQEIYLQQALLDALSPQLASIVPSCPDRSVLRDVYSLLGEGGQRFPAIILESEPE is encoded by the exons ATGCCAGGAAGTGTTGAGGCGCCCGTTTCCAAACCTCTTTGTAAAATCAAAAGCGTCAAAATACTCGGAAAGAAATGCAGTAGAAAG CGGTCAAATAAGTCAAATATGTCGCTGCTTACCGCCGTCGAGACAGCCATCAAGTCGTGCAAAGAAGAACGGGTGAGGGTGAATGGACGCATTCACTTCTACAGAGAACTACTACAAAGCCT GGCAGCTCCTGATGAACCAGAAACAACAAATGATGCTCCGACCG ACACAGCAACATCAAACCCAGTGGAAATGGAAGAAATGAAACTGCTTGAGCAAGCGTTACAAAAAGCCCTTTATGTGCGCACCGGCACAAGGCTTTCTAGTCAAGTCCCAGAGGGAAACAAACCCACTCAGCTTCGAAAGGACCTCGGTGCCATACCCAAACAGGCTACTTCAAAAGCCTCGTCTGCTTTCAAAGGAAATCAGACGGCCAGCAGATCGACACTCAAGTCTGCCGGTAGTGACAAAAAAGTGCCCAAAAAGCCTGGAACATCATTGAAATCCTCAGCCACTTGCGGTCCTGGAAAGTGTAAAAGCACCGTTGGTAAATATGTGAACACGACCGATCTGAGGAGCACGCATCGTCAGGCTTCAAAAAGTGTCCAGCACACTGCCTCGGTGAGCACAAGTGCTAGAAGCAGCTCGCCGCATGGTGAGGACCTGACCAGAGTTGCAGCTGCAGCTTCACCTCACGCAGGAGACACAGCAGATGACACTCTGCCTCAACCAAGGag ATTACGGAGTGAGCAGAGAGCACAGTGGATCTCTCTCAGGCTCAAGCAAAACAG AATGTGGGACAAAGCGATGGCCGCTCAAAGGAAACCTGCGCCCGGGAGGAGTCGCTTCATGGAGAGAGTGAGAGCAACG TTTCCTAAGGACTGGCCACGTGGAAGCCCGGAGCAGATCGGAAGTCTGGTTGGCAGACTAAATCGCCGGGCTGATGAACTGGCCCAGCAGTGCCAGACAATGGACCTTCTGGATCAGCAAACCCCAGAGCTGGGCGCGGAACCGG GGATGAAAGAAAACAGGTGTTCCTGTCTAACGCCTGAGCGATTGCAAATAACAGCAGTGGAGCTCCAGAGAGTTGCAGAGCGAGCAAAACAAG AGTGGGAAGCATGGGATCGATGGAGGCCAGAGGGAGGTTGTCTTTACGCCGCCGGGCCAGCGGAAGATGAGGCAATCGCACGTCATCTGCCCGTGACTGTCACTTACACCTCGGAGGCTGAGCTGCGGCAGCTGGAGGCAATCAGGATGAGACTTGCTCTGCTGCGGCAGGAGATTTACCTCCAGCAG GCTCTGCTGGACGCTCTGTCCCCCCAGCTGGCCTCCATCGTCCCCTCGTGTCCCGACCGAAGTGTGTTGAGAGACGTGTACTCCCTACTGGGTGAAGGAGGTCAACGTTTCCCTGCCATCATCCTGGAGTCTGAGCCAGAGTAA
- the LOC133466578 gene encoding tubulin epsilon and delta complex protein 2 isoform X3 → MSLLTAVETAIKSCKEERVRVNGRIHFYRELLQSLAAPDEPETTNDAPTDTATSNPVEMEEMKLLEQALQKALYVRTGTRLSSQVPEGNKPTQLRKDLGAIPKQATSKASSAFKGNQTASRSTLKSAGSDKKVPKKPGTSLKSSATCGPGKCKSTVGKYVNTTDLRSTHRQASKSVQHTASVSTSARSSSPHGEDLTRVAAAASPHAGDTADDTLPQPRRLRSEQRAQWISLRLKQNRMWDKAMAAQRKPAPGRSRFMERVRATFPKDWPRGSPEQIGSLVGRLNRRADELAQQCQTMDLLDQQTPELGAEPGMKENRCSCLTPERLQITAVELQRVAERAKQEWEAWDRWRPEGGCLYAAGPAEDEAIARHLPVTVTYTSEAELRQLEAIRMRLALLRQEIYLQQALLDALSPQLASIVPSCPDRSVLRDVYSLLGEGGQRFPAIILESEPE, encoded by the exons ATGTCGCTGCTTACCGCCGTCGAGACAGCCATCAAGTCGTGCAAAGAAGAACGGGTGAGGGTGAATGGACGCATTCACTTCTACAGAGAACTACTACAAAGCCT GGCAGCTCCTGATGAACCAGAAACAACAAATGATGCTCCGACCG ACACAGCAACATCAAACCCAGTGGAAATGGAAGAAATGAAACTGCTTGAGCAAGCGTTACAAAAAGCCCTTTATGTGCGCACCGGCACAAGGCTTTCTAGTCAAGTCCCAGAGGGAAACAAACCCACTCAGCTTCGAAAGGACCTCGGTGCCATACCCAAACAGGCTACTTCAAAAGCCTCGTCTGCTTTCAAAGGAAATCAGACGGCCAGCAGATCGACACTCAAGTCTGCCGGTAGTGACAAAAAAGTGCCCAAAAAGCCTGGAACATCATTGAAATCCTCAGCCACTTGCGGTCCTGGAAAGTGTAAAAGCACCGTTGGTAAATATGTGAACACGACCGATCTGAGGAGCACGCATCGTCAGGCTTCAAAAAGTGTCCAGCACACTGCCTCGGTGAGCACAAGTGCTAGAAGCAGCTCGCCGCATGGTGAGGACCTGACCAGAGTTGCAGCTGCAGCTTCACCTCACGCAGGAGACACAGCAGATGACACTCTGCCTCAACCAAGGag ATTACGGAGTGAGCAGAGAGCACAGTGGATCTCTCTCAGGCTCAAGCAAAACAG AATGTGGGACAAAGCGATGGCCGCTCAAAGGAAACCTGCGCCCGGGAGGAGTCGCTTCATGGAGAGAGTGAGAGCAACG TTTCCTAAGGACTGGCCACGTGGAAGCCCGGAGCAGATCGGAAGTCTGGTTGGCAGACTAAATCGCCGGGCTGATGAACTGGCCCAGCAGTGCCAGACAATGGACCTTCTGGATCAGCAAACCCCAGAGCTGGGCGCGGAACCGG GGATGAAAGAAAACAGGTGTTCCTGTCTAACGCCTGAGCGATTGCAAATAACAGCAGTGGAGCTCCAGAGAGTTGCAGAGCGAGCAAAACAAG AGTGGGAAGCATGGGATCGATGGAGGCCAGAGGGAGGTTGTCTTTACGCCGCCGGGCCAGCGGAAGATGAGGCAATCGCACGTCATCTGCCCGTGACTGTCACTTACACCTCGGAGGCTGAGCTGCGGCAGCTGGAGGCAATCAGGATGAGACTTGCTCTGCTGCGGCAGGAGATTTACCTCCAGCAG GCTCTGCTGGACGCTCTGTCCCCCCAGCTGGCCTCCATCGTCCCCTCGTGTCCCGACCGAAGTGTGTTGAGAGACGTGTACTCCCTACTGGGTGAAGGAGGTCAACGTTTCCCTGCCATCATCCTGGAGTCTGAGCCAGAGTAA